From the genome of Lutzomyia longipalpis isolate SR_M1_2022 chromosome 2, ASM2433408v1, one region includes:
- the LOC129789791 gene encoding ubiquitin-like protein 5, whose amino-acid sequence MIEITCNDRLGKKVRVKCNPDDTIGDLKKLIAAQTGTKYDKIVLKKWYTIFKDHIRLIDYEIHDGMNLELYYQ is encoded by the exons atgattgaaatcACCTGCAATGATCGATTGGGCAAAAAG GTGAGAGTTAAATGCAATCCGGATGATACTATTGGGGATCTGAAGAAATTAATAGCCGCACAAACAGGGACAAAATACGATAAGATTGTGCTGAAAAAATGGTATACAATCTTCAAGGATCACATAAGACTAATTGACT ATGAAATCCACGATGGGATGAACCTGGAGCTGTACTATCAATAG
- the LOC129789745 gene encoding surfeit locus protein 4 homolog, translating into MNIPNEYISKTEDVADQVIRRGKHVLPTVARLCLIATFLEDGIRMWVQWSEQREYMNMSWGCGYFLATVFVLVNLVGQIGGCVMVLARYRVTIACGVLFFIVVLQTIAYSILWDLQFLLRNLALIGALLLVVAESRVEGRSLFAGVPSLGENKPKNWMQLAGRVLLAFMFITLIRFEVSFLQILQDIVGSILMVLVTIGYKTKLSALILVALLTFLNLYHNAWWTVPSYKPLRDFLKYDFFQTLSVIGGLLMIVSLGPGGVSMDEHKKKW; encoded by the exons ATGAATATTCCAAATGAGTACATCTCCAAGACAGAAGACGTGGCGGATCAG GTGATCCGACGCGGCAAACACGTTCTGCCCACCGTGGCCCGGCTATGCCTGATTGCAACATTCCTCGAGGATGGAATACGGATGTGGGTACAGTGGTCAGAGCAGCGGGAGTACATGAACATGAGCTGGGGCTGTGGCTACTTCCTCGCCACGGTGTTTGTCCTTGTTAATCTTGTGGGTCAAATTGGTGGCTGTGTGATGGTCCTGGCACGATACCGAGTGACGATTGCCTGTGGAGTCCTCTTCTTCATCGTCGTCCTTCAG ACAATAGCTTACTCAATACTGTGGGATCTGCAATTCTTGCTGCGAAATTTGGCTCTTATTGGGGCCTTGCTGCTTGTTGTGGCGGAATCCCGTGTTGAGGGACGTAGCCTCTTTGCTGGGGTACCGTCATTGGGTGAGAATAAGCCCAAAAATTGGATGCAGCTCGCAGGACGAGTTTTGCTGGCTTTTATGTTTATCACATTGATTCGCTTTGAGGTGAGCTTCCTGCAGATTCTTCAGGACATCGTGGGATCCATTCTCATGGTACTTGTTACAATTGGGTACAAGACAAAGTTGTCAGCCCTCATTCTTGTGGCACTGCTTACGTTCCTCAATCTCTATCACAATGCCTGGTGGACGGTGCCGTCCTACAAGCCACTCAGGGACTTCCTCAAATATGACTTTTTCCAG ACCCTCTCCGTTATTGGAGGTCTCCTCATGATCGTGTCGCTTGGCCCAGGCGGCGTTTCAATGGACGAACACAAGAAGAAATGGTAG